One part of the Desulfonema ishimotonii genome encodes these proteins:
- a CDS encoding methyl-accepting chemotaxis protein: protein MRLRMKLFVPAVIVTVVFSVAIACLYAAGTQATRTLGLKIRTSSETTRTVYRDAILNLMKLIESVSLDPMLGAEPDALNSILFRLKQYDSVTSGFFLDENENILADGRHIDENPDLGKPLPDKYRLNDDPGRPVFAVRGQTLVYSHPFDDQGDPIGRLQVVFSLEHISQIETDLIRQVETGAQQSDRFILKIAGVGVIIILMTLVFNLISISKTIRPLNMINRDLAAVSGHVASASNRVLSASHSLAEGSSEQAASIGETSASLVEMAGMTNMNGKRADQATALIEAGGGIVEKANAQLKMLAESMHDITNASRKAYDIAKTIDTIAFQTRLLALNAAIESARAEEAGAGFSIVAGAVRTLAAESAEAVMRTTDQLLGITAEIDRGLQALAVVQHTFENVMANSGQIREIFGGIIISSREHSQAVAQINAAMINIEAVMIRNLTHAEQTANASRQMSGMSERMNSFVRLLTGMSEQRQHVRIPLQLRGRLFEKRSGQSLQCFTGDLSAGGALIAVGHPLDVGAEWLLTLDSGDIRFNGLPVTILDKRTAADNGMYRYGVRFTAPDAGLAEKLNELLY, encoded by the coding sequence ATGCGTTTGCGAATGAAACTTTTTGTGCCGGCAGTCATCGTTACCGTTGTCTTTTCCGTGGCGATTGCCTGCCTTTATGCTGCGGGGACACAGGCCACCCGAACCCTCGGTTTGAAAATCAGAACCTCATCGGAGACCACCCGGACCGTTTACCGGGATGCGATTTTAAACCTGATGAAGCTGATCGAGTCCGTTTCCCTTGATCCCATGCTGGGGGCGGAACCCGATGCGTTGAACAGTATCCTGTTCAGACTGAAACAGTATGACTCCGTTACATCCGGTTTTTTTCTGGATGAAAATGAAAATATTCTGGCAGATGGGCGTCATATCGACGAGAATCCCGATCTGGGCAAACCGCTGCCGGATAAATACAGACTGAACGATGACCCGGGCCGGCCTGTTTTCGCAGTCCGGGGCCAGACACTGGTATATTCCCATCCATTTGACGATCAGGGCGACCCGATCGGCCGGTTGCAGGTGGTTTTCTCGCTGGAACATATCAGCCAGATTGAAACCGATCTGATCCGACAGGTGGAGACCGGGGCACAACAATCCGACCGTTTCATATTGAAGATTGCAGGCGTCGGTGTCATTATTATTCTGATGACACTGGTTTTCAACCTGATCAGCATCAGCAAAACCATCAGGCCGCTCAATATGATCAACCGGGATCTGGCCGCGGTATCCGGGCATGTGGCGTCCGCTTCAAACCGGGTACTGTCGGCCAGTCATTCCCTTGCGGAAGGTTCTTCCGAACAGGCGGCATCCATCGGGGAAACGTCTGCGTCTCTGGTAGAAATGGCAGGCATGACGAACATGAACGGAAAGCGTGCGGACCAGGCCACCGCGCTGATCGAAGCCGGAGGCGGGATCGTGGAAAAGGCGAATGCACAGTTGAAAATGCTGGCCGAATCCATGCACGATATTACGAACGCCAGCCGGAAAGCATACGATATCGCTAAAACCATTGACACCATAGCGTTTCAAACCAGGCTGCTGGCCCTGAACGCCGCCATAGAGTCGGCCAGGGCCGAAGAAGCGGGGGCCGGGTTTTCAATTGTCGCGGGTGCGGTCAGGACTCTGGCGGCGGAATCTGCGGAGGCCGTCATGCGGACGACAGATCAGCTCCTGGGGATTACCGCTGAAATTGACAGGGGACTTCAGGCATTGGCAGTGGTTCAGCACACATTTGAAAATGTCATGGCCAATTCGGGACAGATCCGAGAAATCTTCGGCGGGATTATTATCTCTTCCAGAGAACACTCGCAGGCCGTTGCGCAGATTAACGCCGCCATGATCAATATAGAGGCGGTCATGATAAGGAATCTGACCCACGCCGAACAAACCGCCAACGCCTCCCGGCAAATGAGCGGAATGTCCGAGCGGATGAACAGTTTCGTCCGGCTGTTAACGGGCATGTCCGAGCAAAGGCAGCACGTCAGAATTCCGCTCCAGCTCAGAGGGCGGCTTTTTGAAAAAAGATCGGGACAATCACTGCAATGCTTCACAGGGGATCTGAGCGCAGGCGGCGCGCTCATCGCCGTTGGACATCCGCTTGATGTCGGTGCAGAGTGGCTGCTGACACTCGACAGCGGTGATATTCGATTCAATGGCCTGCCCGTGACCATTCTTGATAAAAGGACGGCGGCGGATAACGGCATGTACCGGTATGGTGTGCGATTTACAGCCCCGGATGCCGGACTTGCAGAGAAATTGAACGAATTGTTATACTGA